Proteins found in one Rhodobacter capsulatus SB 1003 genomic segment:
- a CDS encoding aminotransferase family protein, producing MHAAPIPQDAAPIIAADRAHVWHHLSQHKPYETSDPRVFVEGRGMRLWDATGREFLDATSGGVWTVNLGYGRKDVVEAVAAQLLALPYYAGAAGTVPGARYAEALIAKMPGLSRVYYSNSGSEANEKVYKMVRQISHRHHGGRKGKILFRERDYHGTTIAALATSGQAQRAEHYGPFPDGFVSVPHCLEYRAQWDCANYGERAADAIEEVILREGPDSIGCLVLEPITAGGGVIVPPAGYWEKVSHICRKYNILLHLDEVVCGLGRTGAWFGYQHYGIQPDFVTMAKGVAAGYAAISCTVTTEAVFELFKDAPSDPLCHFRDISTFGGCTAGPAAALETLRIIEEEGLLQNTAQMGERLLANLRDLAERHAVIGDVRGKGLFCGAELVADRRTKEPLAEAKVQAVVADCAAQGVLIGATNRSIPGLNTTLCLAPALIASEAEIDRITETIDAALRRLAA from the coding sequence ATGCACGCCGCCCCGATTCCGCAAGATGCCGCCCCGATCATCGCCGCTGACCGCGCCCATGTCTGGCACCACCTGAGCCAGCACAAGCCCTATGAAACCAGCGATCCGCGGGTCTTCGTCGAGGGCCGGGGGATGCGGCTTTGGGATGCGACCGGGCGCGAATTTCTGGATGCGACCTCGGGCGGGGTCTGGACGGTGAACCTCGGCTATGGCCGCAAGGATGTTGTCGAGGCCGTCGCGGCGCAGCTTCTGGCGCTGCCCTATTATGCGGGCGCGGCGGGCACCGTGCCCGGGGCGCGCTATGCCGAGGCGCTGATCGCGAAGATGCCGGGGCTGTCGCGGGTCTATTATTCCAACTCGGGCTCCGAGGCGAACGAGAAGGTCTACAAGATGGTGCGGCAGATCTCGCACCGCCATCACGGTGGCCGCAAGGGGAAAATCCTTTTCCGGGAAAGGGATTACCACGGCACCACCATTGCCGCGCTGGCCACCTCGGGGCAGGCGCAGCGGGCCGAGCACTACGGGCCTTTCCCCGACGGCTTCGTGAGCGTGCCGCATTGCCTCGAATACCGGGCGCAATGGGACTGCGCCAATTACGGCGAGCGCGCCGCCGATGCGATCGAAGAGGTGATCCTGCGCGAGGGGCCCGACAGCATCGGCTGCCTCGTGCTGGAACCGATCACCGCGGGCGGGGGCGTGATCGTGCCGCCCGCGGGCTATTGGGAAAAGGTGAGCCACATCTGCCGCAAATACAACATCTTGCTGCATCTGGACGAGGTCGTCTGCGGGCTCGGCCGCACCGGCGCCTGGTTCGGCTATCAGCACTATGGCATTCAGCCCGATTTCGTCACCATGGCGAAGGGCGTGGCCGCGGGCTATGCGGCGATTTCCTGCACCGTGACGACCGAGGCGGTCTTTGAGCTGTTCAAGGATGCGCCCAGCGATCCGCTGTGCCATTTCCGCGACATCTCCACCTTTGGCGGCTGCACGGCGGGGCCTGCGGCGGCGCTCGAAACCCTGCGGATCATCGAGGAGGAGGGGCTTTTGCAGAACACCGCGCAGATGGGGGAACGGCTGCTGGCGAACCTTCGGGATCTGGCCGAACGGCATGCGGTGATTGGCGACGTGCGCGGCAAGGGCCTGTTTTGCGGCGCGGAACTGGTGGCCGACCGGCGCACGAAAGAGCCGCTGGCCGAGGCGAAGGTGCAGGCGGTCGTGGCCGATTGCGCCGCGCAGGGCGTGCTGATCGGCGCCACCAACCGCTCGATCCCCGGGCTCAATACCACGCTCTGCCTTGCCCCGGCGCTGATCGCCTCGGAAGCCGAGATCGACCGCATCACCGAGACGATCGACGCCGCCCTGCGCCGCCTGGCCGCTTGA
- a CDS encoding nucleotide-binding protein produces the protein MSIQTPRHIAIYGKGGIGKSTTTSNIAAALAEAGHRVIQVGCDPKSDSTTILRGGAELPTVLDSLRDRARKPKLEDISAVGFWGVLCIEAGGPVPGVGCAGRGISAAVDLLEELRVFETFAPDYVLYDVLGDVVCGGFAVPIRDGIADRAFVVTSSDFMAIFAANNLFKAIDKYAPSGGARLGGIIANSLQLDHARGLIDDFAHRTGTEVVGYVPRSVDVAQAELYGQTVIEAAPYSDQAEIYRKLARRVTGDLETRLPKPLNGPDLKDWARDWGDRIFGAERAAAARSA, from the coding sequence GTGAGCATCCAGACCCCCCGCCACATCGCCATTTACGGCAAGGGTGGCATCGGCAAATCCACCACCACCTCGAACATCGCCGCCGCCTTGGCCGAAGCGGGCCACCGCGTCATTCAGGTGGGTTGCGATCCGAAATCGGATTCCACCACCATCCTGCGCGGCGGGGCAGAACTGCCCACCGTGCTGGACAGCCTGCGCGACCGTGCCCGCAAACCGAAGCTGGAAGACATTTCCGCCGTCGGTTTCTGGGGCGTTCTGTGCATCGAGGCGGGCGGGCCGGTGCCGGGGGTGGGCTGCGCCGGGCGCGGCATCTCGGCCGCGGTCGATCTGCTCGAAGAGCTGCGCGTCTTCGAGACCTTCGCCCCCGATTATGTGCTTTATGACGTGCTGGGCGATGTCGTCTGCGGCGGCTTTGCCGTGCCCATCCGCGACGGCATCGCGGACCGCGCCTTTGTCGTCACCAGTTCCGATTTCATGGCGATCTTTGCCGCCAACAATCTCTTCAAGGCGATCGACAAATATGCGCCCTCGGGCGGGGCGCGGCTGGGCGGCATCATCGCCAACAGCCTGCAGCTGGATCATGCCCGCGGGCTGATCGACGATTTCGCCCATCGCACCGGCACCGAGGTGGTGGGCTATGTGCCCCGGTCCGTCGACGTCGCGCAGGCCGAGCTTTACGGCCAGACGGTGATCGAGGCCGCGCCCTATTCCGATCAGGCCGAGATCTACCGCAAACTGGCGCGGCGCGTGACGGGGGATCTGGAAACCCGGCTGCCGAAGCCCCTCAACGGTCCCGATCTGAAGGATTGGGCGCGGGACTGGGGCGACCGGATCTTTGGCGCCGAACGCGCCGCCGCGGCGCGGAGCGCGTAA
- a CDS encoding radical SAM protein translates to MHASLPPRPLGLKDRLWAELALKARLYTDGVSISPEALAHIAPGIRTQEQVHTLFEMDFVTHDEEQPSYFRLDHGLVVPFRLNPEARDRIELDGNRTIVVRGDEELAEAFFPDRPAFYGKRTSDGVAMSTIATLGSERQFFVAYSNECSYKAKGEDCLFCNINFTKDTYGEKTGIFWKTARQIGETYAEAHRAGLVDHVNITGGVIPERRELEYYLDVADALRKYAGVEDFNGTAVVAAPIDLRNLDRFKEAGYRTVGLNLEFWDKGIYNAICPGKARDSGGWDHWLKAIEYSVGVFGHGNVRSNFVGGIEPKKSLLAGIQYLADKGAVGTASIWCPNPGSDLEGHRAPEPGWYLDLGHKIAAIWQKAGFSWANLYDSNADVTSLQHDIWRIEAETLPVFAETAVAAQ, encoded by the coding sequence ATGCATGCTTCCCTTCCCCCCCGTCCGCTTGGCCTCAAGGATCGGCTTTGGGCCGAACTCGCGCTGAAGGCGCGGCTTTACACCGATGGCGTGTCGATCAGCCCCGAGGCGCTGGCCCACATCGCCCCGGGCATCAGGACGCAAGAACAGGTCCACACGCTCTTCGAGATGGATTTTGTCACCCATGACGAGGAGCAGCCGAGCTATTTCCGCCTTGATCACGGCCTTGTCGTGCCGTTCCGGCTGAACCCCGAGGCGCGCGACCGGATCGAGCTGGACGGCAACCGCACCATCGTCGTGCGCGGCGACGAGGAACTGGCCGAGGCCTTCTTCCCCGACCGGCCCGCCTTCTACGGCAAGCGCACCTCGGACGGGGTGGCGATGTCCACCATCGCCACGCTGGGCTCCGAACGGCAGTTCTTCGTCGCCTATTCGAACGAGTGCTCCTACAAGGCGAAGGGCGAGGACTGCCTGTTTTGCAACATCAATTTCACCAAGGACACCTATGGCGAAAAGACCGGGATCTTCTGGAAGACCGCGCGTCAGATCGGCGAAACCTATGCCGAGGCGCATCGGGCGGGGCTGGTCGATCACGTCAACATCACCGGCGGCGTGATCCCGGAACGGCGCGAGCTGGAATATTACCTCGATGTCGCCGATGCGCTGCGCAAATATGCGGGGGTCGAGGATTTCAACGGCACCGCCGTCGTCGCCGCCCCCATCGATCTGCGCAATCTCGACCGTTTCAAGGAAGCGGGCTACCGCACCGTCGGGCTCAATCTCGAATTCTGGGACAAGGGCATCTATAACGCGATCTGCCCCGGCAAGGCGCGGGACTCGGGCGGCTGGGACCATTGGCTGAAGGCGATCGAATATTCGGTGGGCGTCTTCGGGCATGGCAATGTGCGCTCGAATTTCGTCGGCGGCATCGAGCCGAAGAAAAGCCTTCTGGCGGGGATTCAATACCTTGCCGACAAGGGCGCGGTCGGCACCGCCTCGATCTGGTGCCCCAATCCGGGCTCCGACCTTGAGGGCCATCGCGCGCCGGAACCGGGCTGGTATCTCGACCTTGGCCACAAGATCGCGGCGATCTGGCAAAAGGCCGGGTTCAGCTGGGCGAACCTTTACGACAGCAACGCCGATGTGACGAGCCTGCAGCATGACATCTGGCGGATCGAGGCGGAAACCCTGCCGGTCTTCGCCGAAACCGCCGTCGCCGCCCAGTGA
- the xsc gene encoding sulfoacetaldehyde acetyltransferase, which produces MRMTTEEAFVKVLQRHGIDTAFGIIGSAFMPISDLFPRAGIRFFDCAHEGSGGMMADGFTRASGRMAMIIAQNGPGVTNFVTAVKTAYWNHTPMLVVTPQAANRTIGQGGFQEVEQMALFRDMVCWQEELRDPARIAEVLDRVIRKARRASAPAQINLPRDMFTKIIDIELPQGVDLPRPAPDAQALDRAAALLSSARFPVILNGAGVVLAEAIPDTVALAERLEAPVCTGYQHNDAFPGSHPLFAGPLGYNGSKAAMQLMSQADVVLCLGTRLNPFSTLPGYGIDYWPKAAAVIQVDINPDRIGLTRPVTLGIAADAGAVARGILARLGAQAGDQDRAERAARIATTKSRWAQELASMDHEEDDPGTSWNERARAAKPGWMSPRMAWRAITAALPPEAILSSDIGNNCAIGNAYPSFAAGRKYLAPGLFGPCGYGLPAIIGAKIACPETPVVGFAGDGAFGISVTELTAIGRADWPAITMVVFRNYQWGAEKRNSTLWYDDNFVGTELDLQVSYAGIAQACGLQGVVARTMEELTEALRKALADQAAGKTTLIEALINQELGEPFRRDAMTKPVVVAGIDPADMRPQPR; this is translated from the coding sequence ATGCGGATGACCACGGAAGAAGCCTTCGTCAAGGTATTGCAGCGCCACGGGATCGACACCGCCTTTGGCATCATCGGTTCGGCCTTCATGCCGATCTCGGATCTGTTCCCGCGTGCGGGCATCCGGTTTTTCGACTGCGCGCATGAGGGCTCGGGCGGGATGATGGCCGACGGCTTCACCCGCGCCTCGGGGCGGATGGCGATGATCATCGCGCAAAACGGCCCCGGGGTGACGAATTTCGTCACCGCCGTGAAGACCGCCTACTGGAATCACACGCCGATGCTGGTGGTGACGCCGCAGGCGGCGAACCGGACGATCGGGCAGGGCGGTTTTCAGGAAGTCGAGCAGATGGCGCTGTTTCGCGACATGGTCTGCTGGCAGGAAGAGCTGCGCGACCCGGCCCGGATCGCCGAGGTGCTGGACCGGGTGATCCGCAAGGCCCGCCGCGCCTCGGCGCCCGCGCAGATCAACCTGCCGCGGGACATGTTCACCAAGATCATCGACATCGAGCTGCCGCAGGGCGTCGATCTGCCCCGGCCCGCGCCCGATGCGCAGGCGCTGGACCGGGCGGCGGCGCTGCTGTCAAGCGCGCGGTTTCCGGTGATCCTGAACGGCGCCGGGGTGGTGCTGGCCGAAGCGATCCCCGACACCGTGGCGCTGGCCGAGCGGCTCGAGGCCCCGGTCTGCACCGGATATCAGCACAACGACGCCTTTCCGGGCAGCCATCCGCTTTTCGCGGGGCCCTTGGGCTACAACGGTTCGAAAGCCGCCATGCAGTTGATGTCACAGGCCGATGTGGTGCTGTGCCTGGGCACGCGGCTCAATCCGTTTTCGACCCTGCCGGGCTATGGCATCGATTATTGGCCGAAAGCCGCGGCGGTGATCCAGGTGGACATCAACCCCGACCGGATCGGTCTGACGCGGCCGGTCACTTTGGGGATTGCGGCCGATGCCGGGGCGGTGGCGCGGGGGATCCTGGCGCGGCTGGGCGCGCAGGCCGGCGATCAAGACCGGGCCGAGCGGGCGGCGCGGATTGCCACCACGAAAAGCCGCTGGGCGCAGGAACTCGCCTCGATGGATCACGAGGAGGACGATCCGGGCACGAGCTGGAACGAACGCGCCCGCGCCGCGAAACCCGGTTGGATGAGCCCGCGCATGGCCTGGCGCGCGATCACCGCCGCCCTGCCGCCCGAGGCGATCCTCTCCTCGGATATCGGCAACAACTGCGCCATCGGCAATGCCTATCCCAGTTTCGCGGCGGGGCGGAAATATCTGGCGCCGGGGCTGTTCGGCCCCTGCGGCTACGGCCTGCCCGCGATCATCGGCGCGAAGATCGCCTGTCCCGAGACCCCCGTGGTCGGCTTTGCGGGCGATGGCGCCTTCGGGATTTCGGTCACCGAACTGACCGCGATCGGCCGTGCCGACTGGCCCGCAATCACCATGGTCGTCTTTCGCAACTACCAGTGGGGCGCCGAAAAGCGCAACTCAACCCTTTGGTATGACGACAATTTCGTCGGAACAGAGCTGGATCTGCAGGTCAGCTACGCGGGGATCGCGCAGGCCTGCGGCTTGCAGGGCGTCGTCGCGCGCACGATGGAGGAGCTGACCGAGGCGCTGCGCAAGGCGCTGGCCGATCAGGCGGCGGGCAAGACCACGCTGATCGAGGCGCTGATCAATCAGGAACTGGGCGAGCCGTTCCGCCGCGATGCGATGACGAAACCCGTCGTGGTCGCGGGGATCGATCCGGCCGACATGCGGCCGCAGCCGCGCTGA
- the tauR gene encoding MocR-like taurine utilization transcriptional activator TauR: protein MAIPVESFFLAPGGQGSLQHRLRQMVTEGILSGRFRPGDRMPSTRALAAHLGVARITVTLAYADLVASDYLLARGRSGTFVSAAAPDARKARPLPRDGARTDWARLLHPRAQGLPRPDRPRDWSLYRYPFIYGQADPELFDHQNWRACALQALGRREFHRLSADCYDEDDPLLVEYILRHILPRRGIAAVPSEVLITMGAQNGLWLAAQVLLGPGERAAMENPGYPGTRAVLGTTGAEVLSVDVDDRGLVPAQLPARLKLVVTTASHHCPTNATLPVERRLALLAAAEAGDFLILEDDYEFEMSFLQSAAPSLKSLDAGGRVVHVGSFSKSLFPGLRLGYLVAPAPFVAAVRALRATVLRHPPGQLQRTLALFLSLGHYDALVARMKAAYRLRREVMTKAIEDNGLQIAGQGGFGGSSFWMQAPGAVDTEDLALRLRAEGVLIEPGRVFFDPARERRNFYRLAYSSIGPAAIPEGIARIARALR, encoded by the coding sequence ATGGCCATTCCGGTCGAAAGCTTCTTTCTGGCGCCCGGCGGGCAGGGATCGCTGCAGCACCGCCTGCGCCAGATGGTGACCGAGGGGATCCTTTCGGGCCGGTTTCGCCCGGGCGACCGGATGCCCTCGACCCGGGCGCTGGCGGCGCATCTGGGCGTCGCCCGCATCACCGTGACGCTCGCCTATGCCGATCTGGTGGCCTCGGATTACCTGCTGGCGCGCGGGCGGTCGGGCACGTTCGTTTCCGCCGCCGCCCCCGATGCGCGCAAGGCCCGGCCCTTGCCCCGGGACGGTGCCCGGACGGACTGGGCCCGGCTTTTGCACCCCCGCGCGCAGGGCCTGCCGCGCCCCGACCGGCCGCGCGACTGGTCGCTCTATCGCTATCCCTTCATCTACGGGCAGGCCGATCCCGAACTTTTCGACCATCAGAACTGGCGGGCCTGTGCGCTGCAAGCCCTTGGCCGGCGCGAGTTTCACAGGCTTTCGGCGGATTGCTACGACGAAGACGATCCGCTGCTCGTCGAATATATCCTGCGCCACATCCTGCCCCGTCGCGGCATTGCGGCCGTGCCCTCCGAGGTGCTGATCACCATGGGGGCGCAGAACGGGCTCTGGCTGGCGGCGCAGGTTCTGCTGGGTCCGGGGGAACGGGCGGCGATGGAAAATCCGGGCTATCCGGGCACGCGCGCGGTTCTGGGCACGACCGGCGCCGAGGTGCTTTCGGTCGATGTCGATGACCGGGGGCTGGTGCCCGCGCAGCTGCCCGCGCGGCTCAAGCTGGTGGTCACCACCGCCAGCCATCATTGCCCGACGAATGCCACCCTGCCGGTGGAGCGTCGGCTGGCACTTCTGGCGGCGGCGGAAGCCGGGGATTTCCTGATCCTCGAGGATGATTACGAATTCGAAATGTCCTTCCTGCAATCGGCCGCGCCCTCGCTGAAATCGCTCGATGCGGGCGGGCGCGTCGTGCATGTGGGCTCGTTCTCGAAATCGCTGTTTCCGGGGCTGCGGCTGGGCTATCTCGTCGCCCCCGCGCCTTTCGTTGCGGCGGTGCGGGCGCTGCGGGCCACCGTGCTGCGCCATCCGCCGGGGCAGCTGCAACGCACGCTGGCGCTGTTCCTGTCGCTTGGCCATTACGATGCGCTGGTGGCGCGGATGAAGGCGGCCTATCGCCTGCGCCGCGAGGTGATGACAAAAGCCATCGAAGACAACGGGTTGCAGATCGCGGGGCAGGGCGGTTTCGGGGGCTCGTCGTTCTGGATGCAGGCGCCCGGGGCGGTCGATACCGAAGACCTGGCGCTGCGCCTGCGCGCCGAGGGGGTGCTGATCGAACCCGGCCGGGTGTTCTTTGATCCGGCGCGCGAGCGGCGCAATTTCTATCGCCTCGCCTATTCCTCGATCGGCCCCGCCGCGATCCCCGAGGGCATCGCCCGCATCGCCCGCGCCCTGCGTTGA